The genome window cgacggcggccagcattatggtgggcagaaaccgggcacagcccggggggaaacccacgaccatctgcaggttgctggcagaccttcccacatacggccggagaggaagccagcatgagctggacttgaactcacagggaccacattggtgagagactcctgggtcattacgctgcgctagcgcgctaaccaactgagtcacggaggccccagtacTCTTGAGAATATTGCATACTAGTACTTTAGTCTTGAACGAGTAATCCAGAATACTTTACTTGATTTTTATTTAAGCAATACTAAAATTGCTTAATTTTAGCAAGAAAAGaacatatttcacttgaatGTTGGAAGTGTTAAAGCAGTAccgaattcttcaacctattcgaatgtttgcaaggtgtctaTTTAAGCGCATTCTGAAGGCATCAATCTGTGTTTTGGGTAATAAAGTCATACTTCTTGTGTGGCCCTGAAATCAGCCAACCCAACCACTGTaatcttcaaaatcaaatgaaaaaggcatataaattgcactaaaagtggCTCTTTCATCTGTCAAAATCTTGAAGAATTGGGGTACTCTTTAAGTATTTCCCCAGACTGTTCGCATTTAAGCATTTCTTGAGAACATTACTCTTGGTCATTGATATCAAGAGTCTTGGTCAAGTTtaccagtactcaagaatattattaaGATGGTGGCCAGTATCATGGTTgggaggaagccatcatgaggtGGTGTTGACATCTTTCTTGGCAAGAAGCTTGGGGTCATTGTGCTGCCAGTATCAtggttgggaggaaaccaggttaaccacagaggaagccatcatgaggtggacttgacaTCTTTCTTGGCAAGAAGCTTGGGGTCGTGCTGCCAGTATCAtggttgggaggaaaccaggtttaccagaggaagccatcatgaggtGATGTTGACATCTTTCCTGGCAAGAAGCTTGGGGTCATTGTGCTGCCAGTATCAtggttgggaggaaaccaggttaaccacagaggaagccatcatgaggtGGTCTTGACATCTTTCTTGGCAAAAAGCTCGACCATCACACTGACCACTTGACCACCACTAACCagtactccaaaatatttcacttgaatgtTGAAAGTggtgaatgattgattatggcttaacgccacatcggcaatatttgagccatatcgtggcgattaAAAGTGTTGAAGAAGTGCTCCAGAGTGTCTCACTTGAATGTTGAAGCAgcactctagaatatttcactatctGTCGATGTTCTACCAAGTATACATGTGCCAACATTGCTAATCTCTTTCATCAAGGCATGACTTACAGATAGACAGGGGCATGCATGCACTCTGGCCATAAAGCGATCTTGAGGCTTGggtaaaaaatttcaaatcacatcaaaattatttctttaatgtTACAAAGTTAGAATTTTTCTGGACAACACAAATTCTGGATAAGTTATCGTACAACAAGTTTCAGCTAAAATTACTGAAAGGAACGTGCAAGatttaatgatacaagttttgacttcagtctacGATCGTATCACGATTCCCAGGGCCAGGTCTCGTACTTTCATGCCAGATGTTCTAACCTCTCGACCCCTGCAGTAGAATTGACTACAGGATCATTGCAAGACGCTCAGGCAGGTGGGAAAGTTTGAATGATGTAATAGCATTATGTAATTCAGCAGGGATTGCGTAGTCGGTTCTGAAGGAAACTACACCAGGTCATATGGTGTCTACCTGATCTTGATTTCTCTACCCGAACTGCAGAAGAGGAAACTAGCTACAACTTGACTTGAACACACAGACCAGTTTATCCTAATTCTCTGGATtggtttttgtataaaaaaaaatttaaaaaaaacccacagcAGACCTAAGGAGGTGCTTTTACAATCTTATCAAGGTTATCAATCTCTTTGTGCAGAGGCCTGAGCCTGCCATCTCTGCCTCTGTTGAAAAAGTTCACAAATTGGATAGGAGGGCCTTTTATTGTCTAATTCACAGAATCCagaatgaccaatggaaaccatCGTAACCATGAAAGTCGAAAGATGATGTTGTAAAATTACTGTCAATGAACGAATCGGAAGGGTGAATATGTACCGAATTCGTGATTAAGACCGGGTTTTAATGTAGAGACTTCATGCTTCACTTGCACGCGACGCCTGATATTGTGGAggtagtttttatttcattggaggtTTAGTAGTTCACAACCTGTTTAAGTGATGTGAATATTAATGCAGACGCCTCCACTCTGACCAATGAACATCTGTACTCATTTGCAAAGGCAATGAGCATTCATTGGCTACCATGGTTTACATGCACATCACTTCACTCGCCAAAAAACCAGGTGTCACTGGTTACTGTCAATATCCCATGAGATTTGGGGAAACGCCAAGATTGGATGAATCCAGAAATTTAATGTCCTAGGCCGAGGTTGAACTGGAACCTTGTTGCCAGTGGTTGGTAATCACCTCAAGGGTTGAAAACACCTCAGGGGTTGGGAATCATCCCAGCGGCTTAAAAACACATAAGAAATCtgaagtacaaagtacagtggATTTGGCCCTGAATCTTCACATCAACCAAACAGTAGGATAAAAGAATCTCACAATAACAAGTcaattcattttatatatatatttttttttgtttcatgtacatTCGTAAGATGTGAATGATTGACCTCAGCCCATCTTCTGTGCCAATTCTTTAGCCTTTGCCTTCTCCACCTTAGCAACTTTAGCCTGGGACTTGCTTCCCATCACACCGCCGCCCCAGTGACGCTTCAGCTGAAAGATACAAGAGCGAAAATTAGCTTCTATTCATtggttcatttgattggtgtttaacttcATACTCACAATATTTTCACttacctgtatttattaattatttcatttgattgttgtttaacaccataattaaaagtttttcacttatgtaataacagtcagttttatggatggggAACTTGTTGGAGTATACCAGAGTGCTCGGGGATAAACCACAGACTTTTGGCATGTTTTTGACTAAAAAGTCACCTGCTCCTTAGCAAAGCTATAACGATAAAGCAAGCCACAAACTTTATCACACTGCAATCCATTTGAAGAAATATCCTCTTATGAGACCAAACCACATCTGTCTATACAAATGTCACACATAAGAGCAAGTTAAGGACTTTCAtgccttcaaaaaaaaaacaaaacaatcgtgacatttcacttacacatatatatataagaaaatttacttttttgttttgtccctCAGTGTTAGCCATTCTCCTTTGCTTATTGTTTTAAATCtttcatgtttacattttcagaGTATTCAGAAACTTTTAGGTCTTGCAGAGTTAAAAAATATCTGGACCTCCACCTCAATGGGCTCAGAAATGAGGAATGGGCAGAAGGGACCTTTCCAGAAAATTCCAGTTTTTTAGTTCAACCTTAAGCCTCTTATCAAGACAGGTTGCTCACTGCTCAGACACAGCCAAGGACAGAATCACCGAGGGTTTTTTCCTCTCCAATCCCATATATAAGTGTCATCATTGCAAAAATATCTCCGTGTTTCCCATGACATCATTTCTACAATTTGGGAAGTCCACAATATCTCCGTGTTTCCCATGACATCATTTCTACAATTTGGGAAGTCCACAACATCTCCGTGTTTCCCATGACATCATTTCTACAATTTGGGAAGTAAACAATATCTCCGTGTTTCCCATGAAATCATTTCTACAATTTGGGATGTCCACAATATCTCCGTGTTTCCCATGAAATCATTTCTACAATTTGGGAAGTCCATAATTAATATTAGAGATCGATTGTGCGGAGGGAAATAAAACCGCAGTCACAGTCCAACTTTCTTGCACTGGCCGGTCTTTTACCAACATAAACCagcagcctttggcaagttactaacaaactttccttTGACACTGTTCACCCTCGACCGCCGTGCCTCATTGGTGACAGACAAGGGTGTCTTCCACGGAcacaaaactgcacaaaaacatGGCCCCACCAGTGTCATCAACTGACTTGATTAATGTCATCACAGCCCCACAAACAATAGAGAGCAGGGCCTTGCCCACAACGACACACTGTGGCACTGATATATTAGTCTCCGGtaacactttcacaaaatctgactgcatgcatgtgtttatttcattggtgttttacactgtactcaagaataattcacatatacaatggcggccagcattatggtgggaggaaaccaagcagagcccgttagaaacccacgatcatctgcatgttgctgacagcCCTTCCCatatacagccagagaggaagccagctcgagctggacttaaactcacagcgaccccttTGGTgggagattcctgggtcatttcgctgcactggcgtgctaaccccctcagccactcTGACTGTGCTTGGTTAACTTGTATCCATTTAAAGTATAGTCAAAGACAACATGTACTGGTACTGTGAATGCAAGTGTCCATACCTCATCGTATCTCTCATTGAAGTTTGTCTTGACAGCATCCACCAGTTTGCTCAACTGACTCTTATCCTCTCtggaaaaaaaagcaaaggaaGACATCTTCAAGTCAGCTGCAGGCTTTCTCAAAAAGTATCAGCTCAGGCCATCAATAAAGATGTGTTTGTTACTAGGTTGctacaagaccttcccacgtacatatCAATATCTATCTAGACAGCATGTTCAGAATACAGTTCTAGCCATCTCTGAATTTTGAAGATATTTGCTTGAtaaagcaagtacatgtaatgatgttcCCTGCATAGGTATATTCAGGGTCTTAGCCTTAAATTAATAACATGCACAAAGAAAGCACAGTATTTCATCTGGAGTTTGGtacaatgttaaaatacaatttatGAAGCATGTAATGGCCATAAAAAGATACTTTAGATGTCAACACTGGAGTTTTCTGATCAGAAATTTATCAAGTTCACAAAAAGCACCATAAGGTgggtgatttattttatttatttgattggtattttataccgtactcaagaatatttcacttgcgcaacggcggccatcattatggtgggtggaaaccgtgcagaacccgggggaaacccacaacaatccgcaAGTTAATACggtggatgaatcaattagAATAATACACAACAggccacttgaaaaatgcttaatTTTTGATGAAATACAGGGGTAACAACTGCCATCCTGTTCCCCATTAAGTAACATTCTGGCATGAGAATCACACTGTTTTTATTCAGTTTCTAACCATCAAAAATCATACGTATCCAAAAGCAGTTTTATGTACGGATCAGGCTCAGAGATTTTGGTGGTAGAATTTTCCTGCAGCATGGCTATCTCAGATAGCAAATATTCTCTTTAATCATCGCCTGATCTGATTCATGTTGACATCAGTCTGACTAGTGTcgccacactcaaaaatatttcatttacattgaAATGTGCTCGAATTTTAGGTGAAAAGGGCACCACAGCATATTGCAAAGTACCTGATGAACACAAAACCCCCAACGCAATACTGGTCAATGAAAAACGCTTAAGCCAGTTTATCCCTATCTATAAAGGTGATATTTACAAAACTGTTTACTCAGAATTACAAAATACAACTCAGTTTACAAAATGCAACTCAGTTTACAAAATGCAACTCAGTTTACAAAATGCAACTCAGAATGATACTttatgtgaatgaaagaaatttgcatGAAAACTTGTGATGGGTTCAATGCTTAAGCTAAATAAAcagaaatggaaagaaaaaaaaaaaagtggaacagtttttgttttagggtagtaattcatattttataattatgtCCGTTGATGGGTATTTTCCGTCAGCTCTCGTCCTTTATCAAATGTGACATCAGTGGTGAATCAGGGTCACTATTGAAACAAGCCAGGTGTAGAACCTATACATGGGCTCTGTCACTGCTCCATTTGTTTTGACAGTGTTCACAATTTATGCTGCTGGTCCAATTATTCGGCCAACCACTGATGCCACCTGACTTTCAGCAATCTTCAACCCGTAAGATAAAGACTGGGAATTATTTGTATGTTAAAATCTGTCTAAAGCTAAATAGAAATCGTTTCATAAATGCTTTAAGGGTTAACttattgtatgcatgtatgatttgcttggggttttacgtcatacttaaccaCTGTTTCAGTCATCTGAGGACGAGTGTGTgcatatacagtgtcttctaGTGGCAGTGCCACTGCAACTTAAGTATCGTGCCAAgggcaccagatatgacaccccaacTAGTCACATTACGCGGcaactgggccaaccagtcctgtttcctagctctgacctttcagtgctgagcgccaaatgAGCCAGCAAccagtaccatttttgaagtctttggcatgacctgaCTCtggtttgattccaggtctccGAAGAAaacgttctaaccattagggcACGGAAGCCGTCTCTCGCAATATACTTACGGGTTAACTTGTGCCAGAGCTAAGCAGGAGGCCGTCTTCCTGTATACCACTCTCCCCAGCCTTGCCTTGCCCTTGACGATACAGTACGGGACACCCATCTTCCTACACAGAGCAGGGAGGAACAGCACTACCTGGAAAACAGCCAATCAAACATTCagatagttaaaaaaaaaatttccattactgtaaatgttctaaaaataccCTCCCCCACCCTCCCTTTTAAAAAAGTTACATATAGGGATCTTGTAAAGGAATTTTGAAGTTTATTCGAAGTTAAGCCGATATCCTACCtgaaaaatgtaattatttttgaCTTCACTGAACAAATATATCAGATTAAAAGGACTTTTGGTTCAGGTCCAAGATTagatgctgcttttaaaatTAGGAGGCAAAACAGCCAGGCTCAGATTTAAAAAGCTCGCTGTTTAATCTTCACAGAGTTTCAGGTGAAGAAATTCACACATCATTGCCTGGATACAACATGATTTTGGAAGATTTTTTGACTAAaacttaaaaaaggaagttgttcAGAGAAGGTAAAATGGCAAGCAAGAACATGACAACTTCAGCAAACAACTTGGCTTGTACATTTACCGACCAAGGGGGACAACTCCACACATTTATTGATAAATTCAGTTAAATGAATAGATCTGTTAATTGCTGAATATTTTCTTGTATTTACCCTATGCAACAGAGAGAGTCCTACTGAGCCTAAATCTGTCGCTTGCAAAAaggattttgatattttaaaaattctttggcTACACTGGTTTTATGCTTACAAGGCAGATATAATTACAggcattttaaagaaattgacatgaaaaacaaagaaaatctcCATGGCTATGAAGTGTCCATAGTGCTGGTTGTCACCATAGACAGAAAGTGCGTTGTGGAAGTGGGCCCTGTGCCTCTCACCTCTAGTGGATCCACATCGTGGGCTATCACCACAAGCTGAGCTTTCTTCTGTTCTACCAGCGTCGTCACAGTGTTGACTCCAGATCGTACCACGGGTGGACGCTTCGTCGGCGCGTCTTCCTTTCCAGCTGTTCGGGCTTCTGCACGAGCACGCAGACGCGCtttcttctgttgttttgtctcTGGTCGATATTTGTCCAGCAGACGAAACAGCTGTGTAGCTGGAATATAACAAGATTTTTAGCGCAAAGAAcgcaaacaaaaaatgacagaaatTCATGGTTGTCTTTGGACGAATACTTCGAACCATTCTAAATATAAAGCTGGtgttataaagtttattttcattttttctaaatttattcaggcttttaaaaatcttaaagTACATTACCTTAATTTAAAACTTAGCCTAGCTGGTTGTTCCAAGCTCAGAGATTTTGGTGGTAGAATTTTTTAACGTCACAGAACATCAGTGAGAAAAATTCTTTTCTAATCCTCGCCAGAAACAAACCAGCAACGATGTTGCACACCCTCAGCTAAATTTCTTTACATCttacatcatatttatttaaataaattcataaatggTAAAAGTCCCTCCAAAATGTCAAGGAAGGTCAGCTCAACTTCTACAGCCATGTGTTCATCATATGCCATGCATgttttgacaaaacaaaaaagaaaacattgatTATCATCAATGATATTGGCATGGCAAGTCTGATAACCTGTCAATGGAAACCATTTGTTGATTCACTCAGAGGATCTCAAATTATTTTCTGGTTTGCCTAAAGTGGCCTACGTCATGGCTTTCACATCTCTCAATTGCTCATCCGACTGTGTCCAGTGATACCCAGCTGGGCAAATGGGGAAAAGTATTCCCAAAATGACTGTGGATCTTATACAGGGTTAAAGGTTTTCTCTGAGAAATATCTCACTGGTTACATTGAGTATTTACGtgatttaacgccatactcgcggatattacacttatatgatggcggccagcattatggtaagaggaaactaCCAaacccagggggaaacccacaaccatctgtaggttcCATGTACGACTGGTGTGGTGTCAGTGAGTGAGATGCTGAATCAgcgtgctgcgctagcatgctaatcaCTAAGCCTCCGCAGTCCATACTATCAATTATACGTGTATCCACTAAGGTAACTATTTTTCGTTCTGAACGACTGAAGGAGAGCTGTCTTAACCACTCTGTCACAGCCCTCCCCCAAACACATCCACCCTGCTCACCTGTCTGCCTGTCCAGAGCCTGTGTGAACTGGTTAATGGGTGGGGGCACCTTCAACCTCTGGTACAGGATCGCCTTCTGTCTCTGCAGACGGACGTACTTCGGCCATCGCACAAACCGACTCAGGTCACGTTTAGGCTGGATATCCTGACCTGAAAAACATAACCAAGGGTCAAgtttaataattttgtttttcagctttaatttttataccttcctccagcatagaaaaaaaaaaacaagattccTTTGGCCTATAGAacaaaaattttatattttggcAAAGTTTGGCATTTTAAACTAGGCACTATAGTTTCTTCCAGTCATGAAATTGGCATCCACAAGTGCCAATATGccaatatgtatatttattagttgatttattttgattgatgttttacaacacactcaagaatatttccctcagGGTGGCGGCATTAAATAACAGACATGCCCACCCCTAGTGGATGTATTGTGTACACACACTCAGATCaatgtgtacaaatcaaattttatgtgcAGAAAATTGCGACAACAATGCGGTAGATATAATCCAAAACCCTTCTTCAAAATCACTTCAAATAAAACTACCACTGCAAAAAAGTTTCAATTATGGTAACTTTTTACTTGTGTCACTAAAACGTAGAGGTCAGGAATTTCCCCAAAAGGGGCTAAGGTGCCCCAGAGGGAAACAAAagacatgtctggtgtgttaGTCTGGGTCATTCAAAGGAAAATTTTGCATGCTCTACTTCAAGACGATTAGGTTAAGGATCTAGCATGTTTAGCTGGCGTATAATTTTGAtgtgttctgtatattttttttgatcaggttttttttttgacagtttgcTCATTgcgctgtaaaaaaaaaaacattgcacaCATGAACAAATCTCACATAACTGGATACCCTAAAATATTTGTGACAGGAGCAGTCTTGAATTCATAATTTTGACAGCCATTCTACACCGTGGACCTGTACTGATCATGTGATAATGTGAAACTGTAATTATCAGAATTAAAGGGTgcctgctcaagaatttttcactgtaaGCCACTTCGTGTTTTAAATCCACTTTCTTCGTCCACATCACCGCCAAGCATTCAAATGCCATCCATTTTGCGTACAAGTAGACAGGTCTgaaatatggtgggaggaaaacaggcagagtaCGGGGGAAACCACGCCAATTCGTAGGTTGCTCTGCTATCATACAAAAGTAACTCTCTTGAATACTACATTAAAGAACcacaatataaaaaaattcttttgagTTGTGTTTTGCATACCTACATTCCATTCATAGGTTGCTCCGCTATCGTATAAAAGTAACACTCTCGGATACTGCATTAAAGAACcactatataaaaaaattcttttgagTTGTGTTTTGTATCCCTACCCGTCGTAAATAGCCCAAGAGGCCTTGTCAGGTAACTTATGGATATGGTCTTGAATATTAGCTCAACTCATCCACACCTTTATTAAAAATTACTTCACTgtgacatttaaaattaaagGAGACAACACTGCAACAGGTTTATATGCATAACTAACCATTTGGGAAAATGATGGTTTTGCTCAGTTTTAAAAAGCTCGTTTTGTGATCATCACAAAGAGATTCAGGTGAAGAAATTCACACATCATTGCAAACCATCCAAACTGTCTCATTTGGTGTTAAACACTATACGAAATTAAGTTTCAGCAACTTtaatttgcttctaaaaatgcacagTCTGAGTGAAATTTAGGTAGTTTTTCCCTTACTTCTACAAACCATGGTGGTAATTTTGACAcgtatttcaaagaaaatgtgaatACATACCAATGCCATAGTTTCTTGGTCGTTTTTCAAAGAGAGGGTTAACAACTTTTTTTGGCTCCACCCGCTTGGCCGCCAAAGGTGCTGAGGCGATTTTCTTCTTCCCCTTTCCTCTTCTTGGTGGCTGCAAAACAAATGCCACCATGTAAAACTACTACAAGAGTTAATGCACTAATCCGTAGAGACTGACTGACATTTATCTCGTGAAACACAAGGGTATGAAATAAGGGGTGCATGGACGCACTTACAGGTATGCACCCACTTTATAGCCAATGTGCTCCAGAAAGTTTACCTGTGCACCCACAAATTTTTGTAAACTAAactgttattgttatttcaAAGCATCAACTTGTGAATTTCAATTAACCCCCACCAGGGAAACTTTTTGGGTAGAATAAGCCTTGGGTCAAAAAAATTTTGATGCAGTTTCCAACCTTacactatatatgtactttgCTCGCATCGAGAGATAAAATGTCCTGTTCATGCATGAGTTTCCGTCTGTGCAGACAAATTGATTCAAAGTCCCGATAACCAAACACATTAATTCTTAAACCTTCTTGcacgtttgcaaggtatttattcaggcatattctgaaggcattattctgtgttgtctgataaatattatactttttgagaagccctgaaactgaccgaAACCAACCCATGGTCAAAATAACATATTCCTCGTGTcagttatgttgttgttgctttggtAAAATAACTTTTATTTCCACGTTATTGAAGACATCTTGTACATAGCTTCGCGTGAGTAATGATACACAATAATCTCGTTTCATGTCAGGCAAAGAAGAAAGGGCCGTCATGCTAATGTGATGTGGATATTGTGATTGAGGATGTCCCAGATATCACACAGATAACACGAAGACATATTCCGTATCAGTCCAACCCACCATGTTGATCTAGCCTGAAAAGACCGAAATCTCGCTCTCGCAAAGTCTCGTGTACGTGCGGGAACACAAACATGCGAAGTAGGTGGTAAGTTTTAGCCAACAAAACCTCACTGGGTAGATAGGAACGGTCAAGAAAGTGTTAGTTGTTGTCCACTCGCtagtaattttatgtttattgaGCTAACTATTTGGTTTGCGGTACAAGAGATGTTTTAATGCAAAGTTTTTGTTCCTTCAAGTTTGATTAGGTATGCTATGTAGTGACCAGTTTTCGTTAATCCCAGGTTTGATCGAACTTGAGAATGTCATTAATTTGACAcatcattattttcatgttagtTAGGTTTCTTTTCTTTGCATACAATTACTTCACAATTTACAGGTTTTTGACTTTCAGATCCATTATGATTTTTGGAAATTCAACATAAACAAGGATGGCACAAACAAGAGCTTTACCTCAAAGCAAAGAAGCATTATTGAAGTCCTACACAAAACGCCTCAAAGACGATGTTAGGTCGATGCTGGACAACTTCACTGAAATCATCAAGCTGGCCCGGGTAAATCTTAGGACAATACAGGCGTTTGtcaccgtcttataagtgaaatattcctcagtacgGCATgtcacatcaatcaaataaacaaatacagacGTTTGTGTACTCTGTTTTGGATACAGAGTGTAGTTGTGTTTTTGAAATGGttcaaaatttgtacaaaaaaaaaatttaattcagtTTACAGCTTTGGGTCATAACCTGTTGATGATTTTGCTCTGTCAAAGAGATAACCTGTTAAAGAATAAACTCTAATGTGATAATACATTTCAAGCCTCACCTGGCCTATTTTCTCTAAACATtacccaagaattttttcatgttatttgattaattcttcaaaaaaaatcaaacaaagtaCTTTAGAAACATTCCTGGATCCAACGCTGGTATTAGTTTCACCGTAACACAGATAACAGACTGACAgttcatctagatggactagttTTAGcagttaaagtgaaagacagcacctgactaatgctTATGTCccctgaaagactaccattcaaagtatcttaaaccagcatttaatatttgtttcaatttttttcaacctagtaaaagtTTAGCGAAACTTCGTTGTCGCACAGCTTCTTCAGCATGTGGGCCCTGTTTAAATAACCTACAGATACACAGAGTTTAGGTCGTAGCCACTGAAGGGGTTGTGATGGTGAATTTGATCTAAGCACCACtaaggctgatctaggcatacGACTGTCGCtagattttatgcttcagttttgtattgGTAGGTTCTAAGATAacagcagtgctgacctagttattgcAGGCGCCAGATAAaccacctcggcttgaacacgacgttttaattattttactgtattttataaaagaaaacaaaaaatgtcctGTTTGCGAGAaagtctaataaattcagagaaaaaaaaattatatctttTAATGATTCGATGTATTTTATCATAAGATTTAGTTAATTTTAAGAGTTGTCCAGTGAGATGGCATCTTCTCATTCTAAGTGACTATGTGTAACTAATATTACAGATCCTGAAATTTGGCCAAGTTGTGAAAAGTGCTGAAGAATTAAAGTTAAAACTCGCGTTGGATGGTGTAATTTTCCTGGTTTTAGTTCAAACAGTAGGTACTATAAAGATAGTATCCTGTTGCAAAAAAAATGTAGGATTCAACTGTACACCAAGAGTAATGCTGAAATTTTTAAACTGACCATAACATTTATATTTCTAAAATGAGAACATTgcttttgtttatatatctccggccatatgtgggaaggtctgcagcaacctgagaatggtcgtgggtttc of Liolophura sinensis isolate JHLJ2023 chromosome 13, CUHK_Ljap_v2, whole genome shotgun sequence contains these proteins:
- the LOC135480340 gene encoding large ribosomal subunit protein eL8-like, encoding MVAFVLQPPRRGKGKKKIASAPLAAKRVEPKKVVNPLFEKRPRNYGIGQDIQPKRDLSRFVRWPKYVRLQRQKAILYQRLKVPPPINQFTQALDRQTATQLFRLLDKYRPETKQQKKARLRARAEARTAGKEDAPTKRPPVVRSGVNTVTTLVEQKKAQLVVIAHDVDPLEVVLFLPALCRKMGVPYCIVKGKARLGRVVYRKTASCLALAQVNPEDKSQLSKLVDAVKTNFNERYDELKRHWGGGVMGSKSQAKVAKVEKAKAKELAQKMG